A stretch of Geomonas oryzisoli DNA encodes these proteins:
- the pstC gene encoding phosphate ABC transporter permease subunit PstC, giving the protein MELEMRSCCTHEADRPESASTRTEPALARKLGGDAIFRYLTTFFAFSILAILALMLYEMAGESLPAIKEFGWNFVISKEWDAVQGIFGALPYLYGSVVSSVLALALATPLSIGAALFITEIAPGKIGSIVAPLVELLAAIPSVIYGLWGVLVMAPWLQSTVQPFLIEHFGFLPFFEGAPYGVSMLAAIFILMIMVVPIITSITREVLLAVPQSQKEAAIALGATRWETIKIAILPYGKSGILGAAILGLGRAIGETMAVTMVIGNAPNISLSLLSPAYTMPSVIANEFAETTSKLHASALMEIGLILMVVTLVVNAMARLLIWSVSRSAKGGAA; this is encoded by the coding sequence GTGGAGTTAGAGATGCGTTCCTGCTGCACACATGAGGCGGACCGACCCGAATCGGCCAGTACGAGAACCGAACCGGCATTGGCCAGGAAACTGGGTGGAGATGCCATCTTTCGTTACCTGACAACCTTTTTTGCCTTCAGCATCCTCGCGATACTGGCACTCATGCTCTACGAGATGGCAGGCGAGAGCCTGCCAGCCATCAAGGAGTTCGGCTGGAACTTCGTGATTTCAAAGGAATGGGACGCGGTGCAGGGGATCTTCGGGGCGCTTCCCTACCTGTACGGCTCGGTGGTTTCCTCGGTGCTGGCCCTCGCGCTCGCCACTCCCCTGAGCATAGGCGCGGCACTGTTCATAACGGAAATCGCCCCGGGCAAGATCGGTTCGATAGTGGCTCCGCTGGTCGAACTCCTGGCGGCCATCCCCTCCGTCATCTACGGACTGTGGGGGGTGCTGGTCATGGCACCCTGGCTGCAGAGCACGGTCCAGCCGTTCCTGATCGAGCATTTCGGCTTCCTCCCGTTCTTCGAGGGTGCCCCCTACGGCGTCAGCATGCTGGCCGCCATCTTCATCCTGATGATCATGGTGGTGCCGATCATCACCTCCATCACGCGCGAGGTGCTGCTGGCGGTGCCGCAGAGCCAGAAGGAGGCCGCCATCGCCCTGGGCGCCACCCGTTGGGAAACCATCAAGATCGCCATCCTCCCCTACGGCAAATCGGGCATCCTGGGTGCCGCCATCCTCGGCCTCGGCCGGGCCATAGGCGAGACGATGGCCGTCACCATGGTGATCGGCAACGCCCCCAACATATCGCTGTCGCTCCTCTCCCCCGCCTACACCATGCCCAGCGTGATCGCCAACGAATTCGCGGAGACCACGTCGAAGCTGCACGCCTCCGCGCTGATGGAAATCGGCCTGATCCTCATGGTGGTCACCCTGGTCGTGAACGCCATGGCGCGGCTCTTGATCTGGAGCGTGTCCAGAAGCGCCAAGGGAGGTGCGGCATGA
- the pstA gene encoding phosphate ABC transporter permease PstA translates to MMHGMALRKAKNHMMSFIMLACTLAVLVPLGLIFFHILKMGISSLSVDFFTHIPAPTGEPGGGMANGMVGSAIMIAGASVIGLPIGILGAIYLSEFGGSRVSTVIRFAADVLSGTPSIITGMVAYTLLVVPMKGFSGLAGSVALAMIMIPIVLRTTEEQLKMVPGSLREASLALGVPFWRTSLKVTLRSALSGVLTGVLLAVARIAGETAPLLFTALGNQFWSKNVLQPMAALPLQIFSFAIAPYEDWHKLAWAGALVLVTVMFALSLTARYFGRTRRAG, encoded by the coding sequence ATGATGCACGGGATGGCGTTACGCAAGGCCAAGAACCACATGATGAGTTTCATCATGCTCGCCTGCACGCTCGCGGTGCTGGTGCCGCTCGGACTCATCTTCTTCCACATCCTGAAGATGGGAATCAGCTCGCTTTCCGTCGACTTCTTCACCCACATCCCGGCGCCGACCGGTGAGCCGGGCGGAGGCATGGCCAACGGCATGGTCGGCTCGGCTATCATGATCGCGGGCGCCTCGGTGATCGGGCTTCCCATCGGCATCCTCGGGGCCATCTACCTCTCCGAGTTCGGCGGTTCCAGGGTATCCACCGTGATCCGCTTCGCCGCAGACGTCCTGTCGGGCACCCCATCCATCATCACCGGCATGGTGGCCTACACGCTGCTGGTGGTGCCCATGAAGGGCTTCTCCGGCCTGGCCGGGTCGGTGGCGCTGGCGATGATCATGATCCCGATCGTGCTGCGCACTACGGAGGAGCAGTTGAAGATGGTGCCCGGCTCGCTGCGCGAGGCCTCACTGGCCCTCGGCGTTCCCTTCTGGCGCACGAGCCTCAAGGTGACCCTGAGAAGCGCCCTTTCCGGCGTCCTCACCGGCGTCCTGCTGGCGGTGGCGAGGATCGCGGGCGAAACCGCCCCGCTTCTGTTCACCGCACTAGGCAACCAGTTCTGGAGCAAGAACGTCCTGCAGCCGATGGCGGCGCTCCCCCTGCAGATCTTCAGCTTCGCCATCGCTCCCTACGAGGACTGGCACAAGCTCGCCTGGGCCGGAGCCCTGGTGCTGGTGACGGTGATGTTCGCCTTGAGCCTCACCGCGCGCTACTTCGGCAGGACCAGACGGGCGGGATAA
- the pstB gene encoding phosphate ABC transporter ATP-binding protein PstB → MNNKVLLEQVNIHFGKTHAVHDISMTFPEHSVTAIIGPSGCGKSTLLRSMNRMHDLVPSARVTGRILVDDGDIYDKGVDPVAIRRRVGMVFQKPNPFPAMSIYDNVIAGYKLNGRLPREEADEIVESCLKRVALWDEVKDRLKSNAMMLSGGQQQRLCIARTIAVKPEVILMDEPASALDPISTLKIEELIEELKERYTIIIVTHNMQQAARVSDYTAFLYMGDLVECGETKKIFTTPEQKRTEDYITGRFG, encoded by the coding sequence ATGAACAACAAGGTACTACTGGAACAGGTCAACATTCACTTCGGCAAGACGCATGCGGTGCACGACATCAGCATGACCTTCCCGGAACACAGCGTCACCGCCATCATCGGGCCGTCGGGGTGCGGCAAGTCAACGCTGCTGCGCTCCATGAACAGGATGCACGACCTGGTTCCGTCCGCGCGCGTCACCGGCAGGATCCTGGTGGACGATGGCGACATCTACGACAAGGGCGTGGACCCGGTGGCCATCCGCCGTCGCGTCGGCATGGTGTTCCAGAAGCCGAACCCGTTCCCGGCCATGTCCATCTACGACAACGTCATCGCCGGCTACAAGCTCAACGGCAGGCTGCCGCGCGAGGAGGCCGACGAGATAGTCGAGAGCTGCCTGAAGCGCGTGGCGCTCTGGGACGAGGTGAAGGATCGCCTGAAGAGCAACGCCATGATGCTCTCCGGCGGCCAGCAGCAGCGCCTGTGCATCGCGCGCACCATCGCCGTCAAGCCCGAAGTCATCCTCATGGACGAGCCGGCCTCCGCCCTGGACCCCATCTCGACCCTGAAGATCGAGGAACTGATCGAGGAGTTGAAGGAGCGCTACACCATCATCATCGTCACCCACAACATGCAGCAGGCCGCCCGCGTCTCCGATTACACGGCATTTCTGTACATGGGGGACCTGGTAGAGTGCGGCGAAACCAAGAAGATCTTCACCACACCCGAGCAGAAACGGACCGAGGACTACATCACCGGGCGTTTCGGCTAG
- the phoU gene encoding phosphate signaling complex protein PhoU: protein MEREHFSKQFDNELNVIREKLLEMGGKVESMIANAMKSLVERDTELAERTIAFDHEINTLEMVIDEKCLEVLARRQPAARDLRFITLALKIVTDLERIGDQCANICKRARELNQEPSLKPYIDLPRMAKAASDMVKEALDAFVRGDDALAIKVCQDDQCVDELNEQIQRELLTFMMADPKTISRAMKIIQVSKCLERIADHATNIAEMVIFMIKGKDIRHTIA, encoded by the coding sequence ATGGAGAGAGAGCATTTCAGCAAGCAGTTCGACAACGAACTGAACGTGATACGCGAAAAGCTGTTGGAGATGGGCGGCAAGGTCGAATCGATGATCGCCAACGCCATGAAATCCCTGGTGGAGCGGGACACCGAGCTGGCAGAGCGCACCATCGCGTTCGACCACGAGATCAATACCCTGGAGATGGTGATCGACGAGAAGTGCCTGGAGGTGTTGGCGCGCCGGCAACCCGCGGCACGGGACCTGCGCTTCATCACGCTCGCACTGAAGATAGTGACCGACCTGGAGCGGATCGGCGACCAGTGCGCCAACATCTGCAAGCGCGCGCGGGAGCTGAACCAGGAGCCGTCGCTGAAGCCCTATATCGACCTGCCGCGTATGGCGAAGGCCGCGTCCGACATGGTGAAGGAGGCGCTGGACGCCTTCGTGCGCGGCGACGATGCGCTGGCGATCAAGGTCTGCCAGGACGACCAGTGCGTGGACGAGCTGAACGAGCAGATCCAGCGGGAGCTTCTGACCTTCATGATGGCCGACCCGAAGACCATCAGCCGCGCGATGAAGATCATCCAGGTTTCCAAGTGCCTGGAGCGCATCGCCGATCACGCCACCAACATCGCGGAGATGGTCATCTTCATGATCAAGGGGAAGGACATCCGGCATACTATCGCGTAG
- a CDS encoding MetQ/NlpA family ABC transporter substrate-binding protein, translating into MKSRFTGRLSVALVALALVAVAAAGCKKKEGEAGKGAEGAAPAAGKTLKVGAAVVPHADILKLVVPKLKEQGVNLEVVTFDDEVQLNPALAEKQIDANYFQHVPYLEAVVKEKNYQFSVAGSIHVEPIGLYSKKIKSVAELKNGAQIAVPNNPSNEYRALALLEKQGLIKLKPGISNFQATPQDIVENPKKIKFVEVEAAQLTRTLPDVDGAVINTNFILDAKIDPQSAIAREDAKSPYANIVVVRKGEENREDIKKLLAALQSPELKQFLKEKYGAAIIPAF; encoded by the coding sequence ATGAAGAGCAGATTTACCGGCAGGTTGAGCGTAGCCCTGGTCGCACTGGCACTGGTTGCAGTGGCCGCGGCGGGTTGCAAGAAAAAGGAAGGCGAGGCCGGTAAGGGTGCCGAGGGCGCGGCCCCGGCGGCAGGGAAGACCTTGAAGGTCGGGGCGGCCGTGGTGCCGCACGCCGACATCCTCAAGTTGGTGGTTCCGAAGCTGAAGGAGCAGGGGGTTAACCTCGAGGTGGTGACCTTCGACGACGAGGTGCAGCTGAATCCTGCGCTTGCCGAGAAGCAGATCGACGCCAACTACTTCCAGCACGTCCCCTATCTCGAGGCCGTGGTAAAGGAAAAGAACTACCAGTTCAGCGTGGCCGGCAGCATCCACGTGGAGCCGATCGGCCTCTACTCGAAGAAGATCAAGTCGGTGGCCGAGCTGAAAAACGGCGCCCAGATCGCCGTCCCGAACAACCCCTCCAATGAGTACCGTGCCCTGGCGCTCCTGGAGAAACAGGGGCTCATCAAGCTCAAACCCGGCATCTCCAACTTCCAGGCGACGCCGCAGGACATCGTGGAGAACCCGAAGAAGATCAAGTTTGTCGAGGTCGAGGCGGCCCAACTCACCAGGACCCTCCCGGACGTGGACGGCGCGGTGATCAACACCAACTTCATACTCGACGCCAAGATCGACCCGCAGAGCGCCATCGCGCGTGAGGACGCCAAGTCCCCTTACGCCAACATCGTCGTTGTGCGCAAGGGTGAGGAGAACCGCGAGGACATCAAGAAGCTGCTGGCGGCGCTGCAGTCCCCCGAGCTCAAGCAGTTCCTCAAGGAAAAGTACGGCGCGGCCATCATTCCCGCCTTCTAG
- a CDS encoding methionine ABC transporter permease: MHEDLIPMLLTGFGETLYMVVLSTVAAIVLGLPLGVLVVITSTGHVLESPRLNRVLGALINVTRSFPFIIMIVLLLPLSRFLVGTTLGATAACVPLSIAAAPFLARIIENSLKEVDRGKVEAALAMGATPLEIVRKVLIPEALASLVLGLTLAVITITGFTATAGAIGAGGLGSLAIRYGYMRYREDVMFATVLILVVFVQGVQWSGDRLARWINRNQHRLG; encoded by the coding sequence ATGCATGAAGACCTGATACCGATGCTCCTGACGGGCTTCGGAGAAACGCTGTACATGGTGGTGCTGTCCACCGTCGCGGCCATCGTGCTGGGACTCCCGCTCGGGGTGCTGGTCGTGATCACCTCAACCGGTCACGTCCTGGAGTCGCCGCGGTTGAACCGCGTCCTGGGTGCCCTGATCAACGTCACCCGCTCCTTTCCCTTCATCATCATGATCGTGCTGCTGTTGCCGCTGTCGCGTTTTCTGGTGGGGACCACGCTGGGAGCCACGGCCGCCTGCGTTCCGCTCTCGATCGCGGCGGCACCGTTTCTGGCGCGCATCATCGAGAACAGCCTGAAGGAAGTCGATCGCGGCAAGGTGGAGGCGGCCCTGGCCATGGGGGCGACGCCGCTGGAGATCGTGCGCAAGGTGCTGATTCCCGAGGCGCTGGCGTCGCTGGTGCTCGGACTGACCCTGGCAGTCATCACCATCACCGGGTTCACCGCGACCGCCGGGGCGATCGGGGCGGGGGGGCTCGGGAGCCTCGCCATCCGTTACGGCTACATGCGCTACCGCGAGGACGTCATGTTCGCCACCGTCCTCATCCTGGTCGTTTTTGTCCAGGGGGTGCAGTGGAGCGGCGACCGGCTGGCGCGATGGATCAACAGAAACCAACATAGGCTCGGCTAA
- a CDS encoding methionine ABC transporter ATP-binding protein: protein MITIDSLNKLYHTPRGTFTALRDVNLQIEKGDIFGIIGLSGAGKSTLIRCLNRLEEPDSGSIVIDGREITRLATHELREARKKVGMIFQHFNLLDSRTVQGNVAFPLELAGYPRKEIAQRVEEILDLVGLSDKAGSYPAQLSGGQKQRVGIARALANHPDVLLSDEATSALDPQTTSSILELLADINRKLGLTIVLITHEMSVIRQICSKVAVLDRGEIVESGPVQQVFSAPSSATMKLFLEHSAQLQGYGAGI, encoded by the coding sequence GTGATTACCATCGACAGCCTGAACAAGCTGTACCATACGCCGCGCGGAACGTTCACCGCGTTGCGCGACGTCAACCTGCAGATCGAGAAGGGGGACATCTTCGGCATCATCGGGCTGAGCGGTGCGGGCAAGTCCACCCTGATCCGCTGCCTGAACCGGCTCGAGGAGCCCGACAGCGGCAGCATCGTCATCGACGGCAGGGAGATCACCCGGCTGGCGACGCACGAGTTGCGTGAAGCGCGCAAGAAGGTCGGCATGATCTTCCAGCACTTCAACCTGCTCGATTCGAGGACGGTGCAGGGAAACGTCGCCTTTCCCCTCGAACTGGCCGGCTACCCGCGCAAGGAAATCGCGCAGCGGGTCGAGGAGATCCTGGACCTGGTCGGGCTTTCCGACAAGGCCGGCAGCTACCCGGCGCAGCTCTCCGGTGGTCAAAAGCAGCGGGTCGGCATCGCGCGCGCCCTCGCCAACCACCCGGATGTGCTCCTGAGCGACGAGGCCACCTCGGCGCTCGACCCGCAGACCACCAGCTCCATCCTGGAACTGCTGGCCGACATCAACCGCAAGCTCGGCCTCACCATCGTCCTGATCACCCACGAAATGAGCGTGATCCGGCAGATCTGCAGCAAGGTGGCGGTCCTGGACCGGGGCGAGATCGTCGAGAGCGGACCGGTGCAGCAGGTCTTCTCGGCGCCTTCCAGCGCGACCATGAAGCTGTTTTTGGAACACAGCGCGCAGTTGCAGGGGTACGGAGCGGGTATCTAG
- the pstS gene encoding phosphate ABC transporter substrate-binding protein PstS gives MIQTIKKAFLALALVAAVGAAGEASAETLINGAGATFPYPLYSKWFSEYAKADKSVKFNYQSIGSGGGIKQITAQTVDFGASDKFLSDAELKGAPGKLIHIPTVMGAVVVTYNLPGVPSGIKLNSEDLANIYLGKITKWNDPRIADDNKGVNLPAKPIIVVHRSDGSGTTSIFTDYLSGVNAEWAKKVGKGASVKWPVGLGGKGNEGVAGQIKTTPYTIGYVELAYAFENKLPYASLKNQAGVFVEPSIKSTSAAAAAAVKHMPADYRISLVNQPGKDAYPVVGFTWLLVYENQKDPAKGKHLVEFLNWAMIKGQKMAAPMLYAPLPESVVKMVQKTIKTIK, from the coding sequence ATGATTCAGACCATTAAGAAAGCATTCCTTGCCCTTGCCCTGGTCGCCGCAGTCGGTGCTGCGGGCGAGGCATCCGCTGAGACCCTTATCAACGGCGCCGGAGCCACCTTCCCGTACCCGTTGTACTCCAAGTGGTTCAGCGAGTACGCCAAGGCCGACAAGAGCGTGAAGTTCAACTACCAGTCCATCGGCAGCGGCGGCGGCATCAAGCAGATCACCGCCCAGACCGTCGACTTCGGTGCCAGCGACAAGTTCCTCTCCGACGCGGAGCTCAAGGGTGCGCCCGGCAAGCTGATCCACATCCCGACCGTCATGGGTGCCGTGGTGGTGACCTACAACCTCCCCGGCGTACCTTCCGGGATCAAGCTCAACTCCGAGGATCTGGCCAATATCTACCTGGGCAAGATCACCAAGTGGAACGACCCGAGGATCGCCGATGACAACAAAGGCGTGAACCTGCCGGCGAAGCCGATCATAGTGGTGCACCGCTCCGACGGCAGCGGTACCACCAGCATCTTCACCGACTACCTTTCCGGTGTGAATGCCGAGTGGGCGAAGAAGGTAGGGAAGGGCGCTTCGGTGAAGTGGCCGGTCGGCCTGGGCGGCAAAGGAAACGAAGGGGTCGCCGGGCAGATCAAGACCACGCCGTACACCATCGGCTACGTGGAACTGGCCTATGCCTTCGAAAACAAGCTTCCCTACGCCTCTTTGAAAAACCAGGCCGGGGTCTTTGTGGAGCCTTCCATCAAGTCCACCAGCGCCGCTGCAGCAGCTGCGGTTAAGCACATGCCCGCAGATTATCGCATCTCCCTGGTGAACCAGCCCGGCAAGGACGCCTACCCGGTGGTCGGTTTCACCTGGCTGCTGGTGTACGAAAACCAGAAGGACCCGGCCAAAGGCAAGCACCTGGTCGAGTTCCTGAACTGGGCCATGATCAAGGGGCAGAAGATGGCCGCCCCGATGCTGTACGCTCCGCTTCCCGAGAGCGTGGTGAAGATGGTGCAGAAGACCATCAAAACCATCAAATAG
- a CDS encoding GGDEF/EAL domain-containing response regulator yields the protein MATIEDKAQRSERHGTAEGCTILLVDDSPTQVKRLEHLLTGEGYRVLVRRDATEALAGLAATKPDLVISDVIMPDMDGFELCRRIRVLKEASQLPIILLTHLNDPTHVLRSLEVGANYFISKPYHNGILLSRVAAALRRDQGGCVAGEDGAVSCNYYGNRYAIAASKPQIIDLLLATYELAVEKNQEISKTHDALRRLNEELETRVAKRTVELRNTISELRQEIAERESAEECVRRLNRLHSVLSETSKAVVHTKDRESLFHDFCRIAVDHGCFKLAWVGMVDAGGTLVQVVAARGTTAYLDDLTIGLNQEPTGSGPTATAIKNGSFYICNDFLNAPITAPWHERGRAYGIRASASIALRQEGEVIGALTLYADKKNYFDRPQIELLRQMGADISFALANMVREDHRLEVERALLEETARRLKEREQHTQKIEYLAHHDPVTKLPNRFSLMARLAHSLELAKRCGSRLALIFIDLDRFKNINDSLGHHVGDHLLFQVAGRLLESIRSADIVARLGGDEFVVGLPLLRCNISAAHAIRKIQHALSQSYYVEGHELSVTPSIGISIFPDDGETVQELMKNADLAMYHAKAGGRNNFQFFTEEMNQTVQERLVLEGDLRVAIERGEFLLHYQPQIEMSTGRVIGVEALLRWQHPVHGLVTPDRFIPVAEETGMIVAIGEVALKTACRQLAAWLAAGLPPLRVSVNLSARQFKQDNLPALLQDVLRETGIESHLLELEITESSAMENPADAILHLRGFREMGVELAIDDFGTGYSSLSYLKLFPVHRLKIDRSFVKDIDTDTDDAEIAAATIALAHTLGKEVVAEGVETEAQCRFLQGQRCDILQGYYFSRPLPPEEIVPYLRNNAVPSPLVRA from the coding sequence ATGGCTACCATTGAAGACAAAGCGCAGCGCTCCGAGCGTCACGGCACAGCAGAGGGGTGCACCATTCTGCTGGTGGACGACAGCCCGACACAGGTGAAGCGACTGGAACATCTCCTCACCGGCGAAGGCTACCGCGTGCTGGTGCGCCGCGACGCCACGGAGGCCCTCGCGGGGCTGGCCGCAACCAAGCCGGACCTGGTCATCAGCGACGTCATCATGCCGGACATGGACGGCTTCGAACTGTGCCGCCGGATCAGGGTTTTGAAAGAGGCGAGCCAACTTCCGATCATACTGCTCACCCACCTCAACGACCCGACCCACGTACTGCGCAGCCTCGAGGTGGGGGCCAATTACTTCATCTCGAAGCCGTACCACAACGGGATCCTGCTGTCGCGGGTGGCAGCCGCCTTGCGGCGGGACCAGGGTGGCTGTGTCGCCGGAGAGGACGGCGCGGTGAGCTGCAACTACTACGGCAACCGCTACGCCATCGCCGCTTCCAAACCGCAGATCATCGATCTTCTGCTGGCGACCTACGAACTGGCCGTGGAGAAGAACCAGGAGATATCGAAGACCCATGACGCCCTGAGAAGGCTGAACGAAGAACTGGAAACAAGGGTTGCCAAACGGACGGTGGAACTCAGAAACACCATCAGCGAACTGAGGCAGGAGATCGCGGAAAGGGAAAGTGCCGAGGAATGCGTGCGGCGGCTGAACCGGCTCCACTCGGTGCTCTCCGAAACCAGCAAGGCGGTGGTGCACACAAAGGACCGGGAATCGCTGTTCCACGATTTCTGCCGCATCGCGGTCGACCACGGCTGTTTCAAGCTCGCCTGGGTCGGTATGGTCGACGCAGGGGGGACACTGGTCCAGGTGGTGGCCGCCCGTGGCACGACGGCCTACCTCGACGACCTTACCATCGGGCTGAACCAGGAGCCGACCGGCAGCGGGCCGACCGCTACCGCCATCAAAAACGGCAGCTTCTACATCTGCAACGACTTCCTCAATGCGCCCATAACGGCGCCCTGGCACGAGCGGGGGAGAGCCTACGGCATCCGCGCCTCGGCGAGCATCGCGCTGCGGCAGGAGGGCGAGGTCATCGGCGCCCTCACCCTCTACGCCGACAAGAAGAACTATTTCGACCGCCCGCAAATCGAATTATTGCGCCAGATGGGGGCGGACATATCCTTCGCCCTGGCCAACATGGTCCGGGAGGACCACCGGCTGGAGGTGGAACGGGCGCTCCTCGAAGAAACGGCACGCCGCCTGAAAGAACGGGAACAGCATACCCAGAAGATCGAGTACCTCGCGCACCACGACCCGGTCACCAAACTCCCCAACCGCTTCAGCCTGATGGCACGCCTGGCCCACTCCCTGGAACTGGCCAAACGATGCGGCAGCCGCCTGGCACTGATCTTCATCGACCTGGACCGCTTCAAGAACATCAACGACTCGCTGGGACACCACGTCGGGGACCACCTCCTCTTCCAGGTGGCGGGGCGCCTGCTGGAATCGATACGGAGCGCGGACATCGTGGCGCGTCTGGGGGGCGACGAGTTCGTCGTGGGGCTCCCCCTGCTCCGCTGCAACATTTCCGCGGCGCACGCGATTCGCAAGATCCAGCACGCCCTCTCCCAGAGCTACTACGTCGAGGGACACGAGTTGAGCGTCACCCCGAGCATCGGCATCAGCATCTTCCCCGATGACGGTGAGACGGTCCAGGAACTGATGAAGAACGCAGACCTCGCCATGTACCACGCCAAGGCGGGGGGGCGGAACAACTTCCAGTTTTTTACCGAGGAGATGAACCAGACGGTGCAGGAGAGGCTGGTCCTGGAGGGGGACCTGCGGGTGGCGATCGAGCGGGGAGAGTTCCTGCTGCACTACCAGCCGCAGATCGAGATGAGCACGGGGCGGGTGATCGGCGTCGAGGCGCTGTTGCGCTGGCAGCACCCGGTGCACGGGCTGGTGACGCCGGACCGGTTCATTCCCGTCGCCGAAGAAACCGGGATGATCGTCGCCATAGGGGAAGTGGCTCTGAAAACGGCCTGCCGGCAGTTGGCCGCCTGGTTGGCGGCGGGACTGCCACCGCTCAGGGTGTCGGTCAACCTCTCGGCGCGCCAGTTCAAGCAGGACAACCTTCCCGCCCTGTTGCAGGACGTGCTGCGGGAGACCGGGATCGAGTCCCACCTGCTGGAACTGGAGATAACGGAGAGTTCGGCGATGGAGAACCCGGCCGATGCGATCCTGCACCTGCGCGGTTTCAGGGAGATGGGGGTGGAGCTGGCCATCGACGACTTCGGCACCGGCTACTCATCGCTGAGCTATCTGAAGCTCTTTCCGGTGCACCGCCTGAAGATCGACCGTTCCTTCGTGAAAGACATCGACACCGACACCGACGACGCCGAAATCGCCGCGGCGACCATCGCGCTGGCCCACACCCTGGGCAAGGAAGTGGTCGCCGAGGGCGTGGAAACCGAGGCCCAGTGCCGCTTCCTGCAGGGGCAGCGCTGCGACATCCTGCAGGGATACTACTTCAGCCGCCCGCTACCGCCGGAAGAGATTGTTCCCTACCTGCGTAACAACGCCGTCCCCTCCCCTCTCGTCCGGGCTTGA